A section of the Castanea sativa cultivar Marrone di Chiusa Pesio chromosome 12, ASM4071231v1 genome encodes:
- the LOC142618776 gene encoding uncharacterized protein LOC142618776 has translation MNNGHREENSFCCFHPNEVAIGVCPLCLNERLLVLASKQGRHSSSRSTRRAQSSMYKKPPITLPKIFALGSFLSRLEFRHWKSDNPYHDASTSQEDSFISIKFEDNGVGSWEKNTLSKVSLENYNIAWDQNLSKESNKETKTVIEHVKPRVSLRWRKRIGHLFQVIRWKRSNKANVGSKVEGVKVRKGWIRTLTKRKTME, from the exons ATGAATAATGGGCACAGAGAGGAAAACTCATTCTGCTGTTTCCATCCGAATGAAGTTGCTATAGGGGTCTGCCCCTTATGCTTGAATGAGAGGCTTCTAGTCTTGGCCTCAAAACAAGGCCGCCATTCCTCATCTAGAAGCACCCGTAGAGCCCAAAGTTCCATGTACAAGAAGCCACCCATCACTCTTCCGAAGATCTTTGCTCTTGGCTCTTTTCTCAGTCGTCTCGAATTCAGACATTGGAAATCTGATAACCCTTATCATGATGCCTCAACCAGTCAAGAAG ATTCATTCATATCAATCAAGTTTGAAGATAATGGCGTGGGTTCATGGGAGAAGAACACACTGTCCAAGGTCTCTCTAGAAAATTACAACATAGCATGGGATCAAAACTTGAGCAAGGAGTCCAATAAGGAGACTAAGACTGTGATAGAGCATGTGAAACCGCGTGTCTCGCTTAGGTGGCGGAAGCGGATTGGACATCTATTCCAAGTCATCAGATGGAAGAGGTCCAACAAGGCCAACGTGGGCAGCAAGGTGGAGGGAGTCAAGGTGAGGAAGGGTTGGATAAGGACTCTGACAAAGAGAAAGACCATGGAATAA
- the LOC142618409 gene encoding protein GAMETE EXPRESSED 1-like, protein MAQYKYLIFLLVLSRSNIGLSWSWFPSHAGKQPSDDPPKILGISGDVVAEFSMDALNDEKGIERVNNARTKITGLKSCWYDAYQGLFAKCSDITADDNERRKRFAWDLSNCFQKDSGRPPFPSCHISSPMKACLERLDNNAIHTYRQFFLETNSICHQLQSNYFRRQTEKLVNQLVKSANYAEEKLETIEEKSENLLRGSKDIHDSLSKIDQQTQQVAQTSKNVSNQINGVLKQSELVFEQSEKIAASQLELQKGQEKMKVKLEEGMTMIHEYHNKLGMEIHNLQNETGEIEKKISKVGDAMHTKMSNLQSKADDIGNIAGISLDKQKQLQEGQSEALQGLQLLSKFQCQALEESRGILQQLAKFGREQQEELVQQQEQLQRSHDHLFENSKSILAAQEAFEQKQATMFLALDKLFALHNALLLESQLIKAAFMYSISIFILYMLTSTKPTYNVRPQLYIGLCATFLIEFAILRFVPKAIDQQTWMINQVRSFFVILASVQIIHAIITYRDFERLNYEMLQDLINKVKSWDTDSDVDWSQWIDMEIPDGIDNLKDSDYLPSKEKDTGENSNVTSLATRKYNLRGRCH, encoded by the exons ATGGCCCAATACAAGTATCTTATTTTTCTGTTGGTCCTCTCACGATCAAACATTGGTTTGTCATGGTCTTGGTTTCCTTCACATGCCGGAAAACAACCTAGTGATGACCCTCCAAAGATTCTAGGAATTTCTGGTGATGTTGTGGCTGAGTTCTCTATGGATGCTCTCAATGATGAGAAAGGAATTGAAAGGGTCAACAATGCTAGAACAAAAATAACTGGCCTAAAATCCTGTTGGTATGATGCATATCAAGGACTTTTTGCCAAGTGCTCCGACATCACTGCTGATGACAATGAAAGGCGGAAGAGATTTGCTTGGGATCTTAGCAATTGCTTTCAGAAAGACTCTGGAAGACCTCCTTTTCCTTCATGCCACATTAGCTCTCCAATGAAGGCATGCCTCGAAAGACTAGATAACAATGCCATTCATACGTACCGTCAATTCTTCCTCGAAACCAATTCTATTTGCCATCAGTTACA GTCTAATTATTTCAGGCGTCAAACTGAGAAATTGGTAAATCAATTAGTAAAATCGGCTAACTATGCtgaagaaaaattagaaaccaTTGAAGAGAAATCGGAGAATCTGTTGCGGGGCTCAAAAGATATCCATGACTCTTTAAGTAAAATCGATCAACAAACTCAACAAGTGGCTCAGACTTCTAAGAATGTCAGCAATCAGATCAATGGTGTATTGAAGCAGTCAGAATTAGTTTTTGAGCAATCTGAGAAGATTGCAGCTTCTCAATTGGAATTGCAGAAAGGGCAAGAAAAGATGAAGGTAAAGTTGGAAGAAGGGATGACAATGATTCATGAGTATCACAATAAACTTGGTATGGAAATACACAATCTACAAAATGAGACTGGTGAaatagagaagaagataagCAAAGTGGGAGATGCAATGCATACGAAGATGAGTAATCTGCAAAGCAAAGCTGATGATATTGGGAATATAGCTGGAATCTCCTTAGACAAGCAAAAGCAACTTCAAGAGGGGCAATCTGAAGCACTTCAGGGGCTTCAGTTGCTGTCCAAATTTCAGTGCCAAGCACTAGAAGAGAGCAG GGGTATCTTGCAACAGTTAGCTAAATTTGGCCGTGAACAGCAAGAAGAGCTTGTTCAACAACAGGAACAGCTTCAACGATCCCATGACCATCTGTTTGAAAACTCAAAGTCTATATTGGCAGCTCAg GAAGCCTTTGAACAAAAGCAAGCAACAATGTTTCTTGCTTTAGATAAGCTGTTTGCCTTGCACAATGCCTTGCTGCTCGAATCACAATTAATCAAAGCTGCCTTTATGTACTCTATATCAATATTTATACTCTACATGCTCACCAGTACAAAGCCAACATACAACGTCAGACCTCAGCTTTATATTG GTCTATGTGCTACATTCTTAATTGAATTTGCTATACTTCGATTTGTGCCAAAGGCTATTGACCAACAAACATGGATGATCAATCAAGTTAGATCGTTCTTTGTGATTCTTGCTTCTGTACAGATTATACATGCCATTATTACATACAG GGACTTTGAGAGGTTGAATTATGAGATGCTACAAGATCTGATCAACAAGGTTAAGTCTTGGGATACAGATAGCGATGTAGACTGGTCTCAGTGGATAGACATGGAGATACCGGATGGCATAGATAATCTCAAGGATTCTGACTATTtgccttcaaaagaaaaagatactgGAGAGAATTCAAATGTTACCTCTTTAGCTACTAGAAAATACAATCTTCGTGGCCGCtgtcattga
- the LOC142620509 gene encoding F-box protein At3g07870-like: MKGRKSRMERSRARARARASLDNERDNPSCSWSMSVLPYVLTSDTLSQLPMKKIFQFRRVCKAWRHLLSGQDSEVLQSLKLHDTLVLSSPKEGGKNNIYLVELEPGHEHVMKFNYSNANLPNRSRLKLVGSCNGLLWFYDLESTKTLYIINPITGEYVHTPQKLRKERLHVKSVQAVWRNIPNIPFPVNTEYFGVPLNGAIHWIVGYEIPMSLGLICAFDIDGVKLRPILPPPNFDDLRGGMVLGVLGEESWTKEFVIPRNSPDSILFWEIRPMMILKDGNVLILHDDETLELYDPRRKKFGNIKIKGASSVLEAVTYVANFGSLRDIVKEEYVRDLYVKSK, translated from the exons ATGAAAGGCCGTAAAAGCCGCATGGAAAGGTCTAGGGCAAGGGCAAGGGCAAGGGCAAGCCTTGACAACGAGAGAGACAACCCTAGTTGCAGCTGGTCAATGTCGGTGCTTCCCTACGTCCTAACCAGTGACACCCTCTCCCAGCTCCCTATGAAGAAAATCTTTCAGTTCAGACGGGTATGCAAAGCATGGCGCCACTTGCTCTCAGGCCAAGACTCTGAAGTTCTGCAAAGCTTGAAACTACATGACACCCTTGTGTTAAGCAGCCCAAAAGAGGGAGGCAAGAACAATATTTACTTAGTTGAGCTTGAACCAGGTCATGAACATGTCATGAAGTTTAACTACTCCAATGCAAACCTTCCAAACCGTTCTCGCTTGAAACTTGTGGGCTCTTGTAATGGCTTGCTTTGGTTTTACGATTTAGAATCGACGAAAACTTTGTATATTATCAACCCCATTACTGGTGAATACGTTCACACACCTCAAAAACTCAGGAAGGAAAGACTGCACGTTAAATCGGTTCAGGCGGTG TGGAGGAACATACCAAACATCCCGTTCCCAGTTAATACAGAATACTTCGGAGTTCCACTCAATGGTGCTATTCACTGGATTGTTGGTTATGAAATTCCTATGAGCTTGGGGTTAATATGTGCTTTTGACATTGATGGTGTAAAATTGAGACCAATTTTGCCGCCTCCGAACTTTGATGACCTCCGGGGAGGGATGGTGTTGGGAGTTTTGGGAG AGGAGTCATGGACTAAGGAATTTGTTATACCTAGAAACTCACCTGATAGTATATTATTTTGGGAAATTAGACCGATGATGATTTTGAAGGACGGAAACGTTTTGATCTTACATGATGACGAGACTTTGGAGTTGTATGATCCAAGAAGGAAGAAATTTGGCAACATTAAGATAAAAGGAGCTTCGTCAGTCTTGGAAGCTGTCACTTACGTTGCAAATTTTGGTTCACTAAGAGACATTGTGAAGGAAGAATATGTGAGGGATCTATATGTCAAGTCAAAGTGA